GCAACGGGTTTATTCAGACAGCGGCATATATTGATGGGCCTGGCGGCGAACAGATGACGGAGATGGACGTAGCCGCCGGCGGATCGATGACGTGGAAGCACACGAATGTGTTTGCCGCCGGCAAGCTGATTGCGACCTACCAGAACGACAATGGTGGGACGAGTCCTGCTGCGGGGAATCTGCATTTTGCGTTGAATGACTGGCTGGGGACGAAGCGGGTCCAGACAACATATGACGGGACAGTTGAAAATCCCAATGGAGCGAACGCCTGGGTTAGCCTACCGTTTGGTGATATGCCGTCAACGGGGGTCCAGCCGAATGGGTATGCTGCTCCTGATGCTACGGAGCAACACTTCACCGGCAAAGAACGGGATACCGAATCGGGGCTCGACTACTTCGGGGCCAGGTACTACGGCTCGAACATGGGCCGCTGGATGAGTCCGGACTGGGCGGAGAAGCCGGAAGCTGTGCCGTACTCCGATCTGGCCGATCCGCAGAGCCTCAATCTCTATGGGTATGTCAGGAATAATCCGCTCAGCCATGCTGATGCTGATGGCCACTGTGACCAGAATGGGCAGAACTGCTCTCTATGGGATCATGTAGCGGGAACTGTAGCTGGAGTTCTGAACGTCATTCCTCAGACAGTGAACATGGTGAATAGCACCGTCAATGCGGTCATTTCTCCCGTGACGTCTTACCAGTTTCCGCTGATGGACGAAATACAATCTGATGCACATGCAAGTGCAGGTGGTATGGCAACAGGTCAGATGGCGCAGATGCTGGTTCCAGTCGGTGATCTGGCTGAAGGAGCTCAGATCACAAGGAATGCTCTGCAGGGAGCCGCAGGCGAAGCTAAGGTGGGCGCTGAGCTGGTCTCAGAAGGCAAAACCATCGTCGGAAGCCAAGTCGGAGTACAGACGGACAAGGGGTTGCGAGTGGTGGACCATCTGGTTCAAGATGGTGGCAAACTGAGTGCCGTTGAGGTGAAAACCGGAGGAGCGACTCGCAATGCGTCCCAACTAGCAAAAGATGCATCGATGGAGAGCAACGGCGGAAAGATCGTTGGAAAGAATGCGCCTGCCAATCTTCGCGGCCAAACGGTGAAAATACCAACTGAGGTAAGAAAGCCACAGCAATGATCGAGAAATCGGAAAGATCAAACGCCGAGCGTACGTTCCTCTTGGGGCTGGCGGATCAAGTCGGCAGTCTCGGGTTCAATCCGAAGCCGCTCGGACAGTCGTTTCGTCAGGTCGTCCCGACTGGAAAATGGGAGTTCCACATTAGCTTCATAGCTCATAAGACCGATTTCGACCTGACGGCGGACGTAGCAGTTCGCGTAGATGCAATCGAAAACCTCGTAAATGAGTACGATACGAAGCTGACGACGGCCGAGAAACGTAAGAGTATGACTCTTGGAGGTGAATTAGGGAACATCTCCGAAGGAGTTCCCCGGCGATGGACTATATCCAATGTCGAAGACATCCCTGCTGCCTGTGATGGGGTAATCGAGGCGTTCCGGAGGGTCGGTTTACCGTTCCTTCAAAAGCACTCAGACGCTGCTGCCGCCCATCGTGTGCTTGTAAGCTCAGAACAAGCCGATCTTCTTCTAGCTCCCGTATTAGGTCCTCGCTGCATGCGAGCAATGGCCTCTGCTTATGTCACTGGGAACATAAGCGAAATGGATGCACTGTTGAGGCGCTACGAGATCGAGCTCTCAGAAACCGAAGATCTTTATCTAGAAGACTTCCGATCTCTTGCTCATGGTCTTCTATCCAGAGCCCCCAAAATCGCTTCCGTGTAGCCTACAGGCTGTTTCTTCGAGGGCGACCTTGCTGCATCTGTGACATCCCTGATCTTCAATCTTGGTTACTCCTCGCAACGGTGGTTGGGGAGGGCCATGCTGACGCATGGGGTGGAGTGGTGACACGTCACCCCAACTGGGAACTGTGGGAATACCTGAGGTTGCTGTGAGGGAACGTGAATGGAATGAGCGGCTAAGGGAAGAATGGGTGTGCCGTGTTTGCTCTGCGTAAACGCGGTGGTTGCTGTACGTAAACGTGTTGAAAATGCACGGCGGACGTATCGCCATCCTATCCGGACAGTCCAACGCCGAAACCTTCGCCACGCTTGTCCATGAAACGGCGCATGAGCTTTTGCATAAGGCAGAACGCCGCACGGCAACCACGAAGACGGTACGTGAAACCGAGGCCGAGGCTGTCGCGTTTGTTGTGGGCAAGGCCGTTGGGCTGGTGACTGGTTCCGCGTCCGCCGACTACATCCAGCTTTACCATGGCAACGCCTCACTGCTGGCCGAGTCTCTGGAAGTAATTCAGCAAACTGCCAGCGTTATCCTTGCGGCGCTAGAGCCGCATATGGAAGCCAGCGAAGGAGCTACAGCTGAAATTCAGGGACTTGTAGAGGTGGCGGCGTGAGGAGAGCTGCCTCAAGCTAACGATCCATCAGACGAGAGGCGGCGAACTTGCCGCCTCTTTCCTTATGCGCTGAAAAATTGCGCGAGGAGAAACCTTGCGGGTTTCTCCCCGGCCCTCATCCAGCAACCGGACTTCGCCCGCCGGACAGCGCGACCGGACTCAAGTTCCTCCTCTGGGACCTGCCCTTTACTACTCAGCGCACCGCGAGCGAAACTGCCCTTTGCAACATCCTTGGCCGGTATCGTAAGAACTGTCATTCAGACGAAAAATAGACAGAACGTCTGCACAACTTCTACACAGCGAAAAATAGTCGATTCAAGCCGCTTTGATTGAGAGAATTTCTGAAATCTTTCTCCCCCGCTCAGGGTGACACCCGTAAAAGGACATTAGTAGATGAGTTTTCGCTGGTTGCGGACGATCAGGTAGTTGATGGCGGCTACCACGGTGATGGTGGCGATGATGCCCTGTGACCAGACACAGTAGATGCACCATTTTTCGAGGACGAAGGCTTCCAGGTAGCTGAGGATTCCGGCGAAGAAGAGGCCGACCTGGGCAGCTTCAAAGGCGAAGAAGTCGAGCTTGGCCAGGGCGAGGACGGCGATGAGCAGGTAGCCGCCGAGGCCGAGGACAGCAACTGGCACACGTTTTCCCTGGTTGGGGTTCTCGCCGAAGCTGGCGGCTGGAAAGACGGCGAAGCGGGAGTGATTCACGGCTCCGCAGTCCCACTTTTCTGTAACGGCGCACGGCGGAGCGGCGTTGGGATCCTGCAGGTGAACGCGAAGCGCGAGTCCGGAGACAACCATACCGCCGACGGCCAGCAGAGCAATGAGATAACGCAGAAAAGCCATTGCGAACAGGGTACCCCCGCAGGCGTCTACCGCGCCAGCGTGAGGAAGCATAAGTTTAACGTCATGGAAGTGGCTTGCCGCGTTCCTGCTGCCCTAGCATCCAAAGAGTTAGGAGAAAGATTTCGTTGGAGACACAGGAGATGATCGCGGAGAGCCCGAAGATGCCGGAGGATGGCTTTGGGCCGCTGAGGAATCCGCTGTTTCGCGACCGGTGGCTGGCCTCGACCGTCAGCAACCTGGGCACGTGGATGCAGGACACGGCGGGCACGTGGCTGATGACCGTGCTCTCGGCGGGGTCGCCGCTGCTGATTGCCTTGATGCAGACGGCGGCCAGCCTGCCGGTACTGTTGCTGGGCATTCTGGCCGGGGCGACGGCGGATGTTTTTGAGCGTCGCAGGCTGCTGATCTTCTGGCAGACGTGGATGCTGGTCGTCGTCGGTCTGCTGACGATTCTGACCTTTGCGGGGGTGGTGGGGCCGTACCAGTTGCTTGGGCTTACCTTCCTGATGAATATCGGCGCGGCGATGAACAATCCGGCGTGGCAGGCGATTGTGCCGGAGCTGGTGCCGCGTGAGCAGATTCCTGACGCGGTCAGCCTGAACTCGGCCAGCAACAACCTGGCGCGCGCCCTGGGGCCGGCTCTGGGCGGACTGATGGTAGCCGCGTTTGTGAAGGTGACGACCGGCGCGGGGTGGGTGTTTGCGCTAAACTCGGTCTCGTTTGCGGCGGTGATCTGGGTGCTGTGGAAGTGGAAGCGAAAGCCGCTGTTCAAGAGCGCGCTTCCGGCCGAGCGCATGGCGGGGTCCATCCGCAGCGGTCTGCGGTACCTGCGCTTTGCTCCGGAGCTGCAGGCGAGTTTGGTGCGTGCGTTCCTGTTCACCTTTTTTGTGAGCGCGGTGTGGGCGCTGCTGGCAGCCATTGCCGCGCGGGAGCTGAAGCAGGGAGCCATGGGCTACGGCCTGCTGAACGGAGCAATGGGAGCAGGAGCGGTCGTGGGTGCGGTAACGCTGCCGCGCATCCGGTCGCGGTTTGCGGCGGACAGCATTCTGCGGGTGACCTCGGTGGTCTTTGTGGCCATCCTGGTGGTGCTGGCGTGGGTGCCGATCTCCTGGGTAGCGATCGCGGTACTGCTGGTGGGTGGCTTCTGCTGGACCAGCACGATGAGCACGCTGAATACCAGCGTGCAACTGGTGTCTCCGCCTTGGGTGCAGGCGCGCTCCCTGGGAGCCTACCTGACGGTTTTCCAGGGCGGTCTGGCGCTGGGCAGCGCGACATGGGGGTATGTGGCCGAGCACAGCTCGGTGCGCGTGGCGATGACAGCCAGTGCGATCGGGCTGGCGGCGACGCTGCCGTTCGCGCTGAAGTTCCATATCCTGCAGGGCAAGCTACCGGACCTGGGGCCGTATGTGTGGCGCAGGCCGCAGCGTGAACTGGTGATGGAGCCGGAGCTGGAGGATGGGCCGGTGCGCATTGTGCTGGAGTACTTTATCGCCCCGGAGAACTATGCTGAGTTCACGCGCCTGATTCACAGGATGGAAGGTGTGCGGCTGCGGTCGGGCGCGATTCGGTGGGGTGTGTTTCGCGATGCCGCCAACCTGGAACGGTTTGAAGAGACCTTTGTGATGGAGAGCTGGCTGGACCATCTGCGTGCGCGGGAGAGGATGACTGCGGCGGACTCGATAATCCGCGACCGGCTGTGGGAGCTGCACAAGGGAGAAGGACCGCCCCGGGTAGAGCACCAGGTGTATGTCAAAGAGGTTACTTCGTGACCGTTGGCTAGCTGGATGGTTGCGATAGAGTGGGGGCGTGACGAAACATTGGTTACGCCCTTTGCTTTTGGTGCTGCTTCTGGTTGCTGTAGTGGTGATTGCGTGGCCCTGGGTGCGGGTGCATCTGCAGGCGGTGGCGGTACTGAAGACGCTGAGCCATGAGCCGTTGCCATGGCCGGTGCGCGCGGCGACGGTGGCTGTGAGCACGCGCGAGGTTTCGATTCCGACAAACGAGGGTGTATTGCGCGGGCGGTTGTATGAGCCTGTCGGGGTAAAGCATGCCCGGGGCATGGTGATTGTGCATGGTGTGCATCACCTGGGAATGAATGAGCCCCGTCTGGAGACGTTTGCGCGGGCGATGGCCGGTTGCGGGATTGAGGTGCTGACGCCGGAGCTGCCGGCGATTGCGGACTATCGCATTGGGCCGGAGAGTGTGGATGCCATTGGCGAGAGCGCTAGCTGGTTCGCGGTGCGGCTAACTCAAGAGCAGAAACATCGGCAGTCTGTGAGTGTTCTCGGATTGAGCTTCTCTGGTGGGCTGGCGCTGCTGGCGGCGGAGCAGCCGGAGTATGCCTCGTATATGCGGATGGTCTTCGCGATTGGGTCGCAGGCGAATATGCAGCGTGTGGCGCGGTACTACCGGACAGGAAAGGCGGTGCGTCCGGATGGAACGGTGGAGACGCTGGCCGCGCATGAGTATGGGCCACTGGTGATGGAGTATGAGCATGTGGAGGAGTTTGTCCCGGCGGCGGATCGTGTGGCGCTGGGTGCGGTGCTGAAGCAGCACCTGTATGAAGATCTGCCCGCGGAGAGGAAGGCGATGCTGGGGCTGACTCCCGCACAGCGGATGGCGGTGGTGCAACTGTTGAAAGCCGATGACACGCGGACGGTGGCGTTGCTGGAGGCCAATGAGACGAAGCATGTGAAGGAGATGGAGGCGGTGTCTCCGGACCGGAATCTGAAGGCGGTGGATACGCCGGTGTACCTGCTGCACGGCGAGGCGGACAACGTGATTCCGGCGTCGGAGACGTTGTGGCTGGCGAAGGGTTTGCAGCCGGAGGTGATGAAGGCGGCGCTGGTGAGTCCGTTGATCTCGCATGTGGAGATGGGGAAGTCTCCTGGGATGGGGGATGAGTGGAGGCTGGTGGATTTTATGGGGAAGGTGTTGCGGGAGGCGGAGAGATAAAGCAGATCCGCTCAGGATGACAAAAGATAAGAGAGACAAAAGCAGAAGCAGATTCCTTCGCTTCGCTACGGAATGACAGGAGCGGGTCCTTCGCGTTGCTCAGAATGACACACCGTTTGTTGGTGGTTGTTTTCCCATATCTGCTGCGCAGATATGGGGCACCCAGTATGTGGGCTCGGTGAGAGCGGTAGACTTTGAGGCAGGAGATGGTGATGGAACTGGTGGGGCTTGCGGAGATTGAGGCGGCGCAGAAGCGCATTGCCGGGACGGCAGTGAAGACCGGGCTTTACAGGCTGGAAGGCGAGACGGCGTCGAAGCTGCCGTACGAGGTCTGGATCAAGGCGGAGAGTGAGCAGCCGATTGGCAGCTTCAAGCTGCGTGGGGCCTTCAACAAGGTGGCTTCGCTGGAGAAGGATGCCCTGAGCCGTGGTGTCATCACCTATTCGAGCGGCAATCATGCGCAGGGCGTGGCGTATGCCGGGCGTGCGCTGGGATCGAAGGCCGTGATTGTGATGCCGAATAATGCGCCGGAGGTGAAGAAGGTGGCGACGCGGGAGCTGGGTGCGGAGATTATCGAAGTAGGCCCGGCCAGCAAGGACCGCAAGGTGAAGGCCGAGGAGCTGGAGGCCGCGCATAGGTACTCGATGATTCCGCCGTATGACGACCCGTACATTGTTGCGGGGCAGGCGACGTGTGGTGTGGAGATTGTGGACCAGTTGCCGGATGTGGATGTGGTGCTGAGCCCGGTGAGTGGTGGCGGGCTGCTGAGCGGCGTGTCGACTGGTGTGAAGCTGAAGAAACCCACTGCGAAGGTGTTTGGTGTGGAGCCGGAGGAGGCGGGCGATGCGACCGAGAGCTTCCATAAGAAGGAACTGGTGGAGTGGCCGGCGGAGAAGACAACACGCACCATTGCTGACGGTCTGCGGACGCAGAGCCTGGGCGAGTTGAACTTTGCGCAGATTCTGAAGTACACGGACGACATCTTCACGGTGAGCGAAGAGGAGATCTTCGCGGCGATGAAGGTATACCTGCATGAGACCAAGCTGGTACCGGAGCCGAGCGGAGCGGTGACGCTGGCGGGTGCTCTGTTCCATGCGGACAAGCTGCCTGCGGGGACGAAGAAGGTGGTCGTGGTGTTGAGTGGCGGGAATATTGACCCAGTTTTGAAGGATAGTTTGCTGGGGTAGGGTGAGGCACCCGGTAACCATCCAACGATGGCGCGAAAGCGCCGTCTATAGAGGTATGGCGATGAAGCGTTTTGTGGTGGCAGTGCTGGTGTGTGCGTCGGTTGTGGGTATGGCGCAGAAGAAGAAAAAGCCGAAGCTGCCGCCGCAGTATCAGAACGCGGCCAGTGCGACGGTGCTGCATCCGGCCAATGTGTATGTTGCGTCCGATGAAGGGTCGCAGCGGTTGAGCCTGGTGACGCCGGGGCACGAGGTCACCATCATGGACCGTTCGCCTGGCTGGGTGCGTGTGTTTGCCAATACCGATGAGCCGGAGGAGAACGACTCGGACGCACCGGAAATCCAGGATGATCAGCAGTCGACGCCGGTGAGCGGATGGATCAAGGACAAGGGCGTGATTGGCCCCAGCACTCCGAACGGCGACAAGCTGCTGTTTGGTGCGGCGGTGATCGCTGAATCCCAGGCCGCGGAGCCGCATGCTCCCAAGGACGCCGGTGCCTCGGCACACTTTTTGTACAAGCGGTTGTTTGAGTACTACCCGAAGTCTCCACTGGCGCCTGAGGCAGCGTGGCGGTCGGCGGATATCCGTTGGCAGCTGCAGAAGGCGGATTATGCGTCGCTGCCCTCGGCCAGGGAGATGGACCCGAATCTTCGTCCTCGCATGTACGAGGATGAGCTGAAGAAGGTCATCAAGTACTTTCCGGATACGAAGTACGCGGCACTAGCTGCCTATGAGCTGATCGATGCGAAGTTGTGCGGCGACTGGCAGGGGCTGCCGAAGTGCCCGGAGAAAGAGACCGAGTACTTCGAGAAATACTCCAGGGAGTATCCGGACGGTCCCAAGACTGCCGAGGCGCTATGGCAGGCGGTCTATCGCCAGGGAGTGGCCAGCAGCATGTACCGTGCGGAAGACGATAAGAAGAAGTCCGACAACGCCGCGGTGCATGCCAATGCGCTGAATGACCAGTTGCAGGCCCGTTTTGGGCAGACGGACTGGGCCGCGCGTGGAGCGGCGCTGGTCTACCGGTTGCAACAAGGGATTCCCGTCTACGGAAACGACCGCGATTAAGCGGCAGTTAACCCGGCTTCGGGTAGGCTGAAGACAGCTTTCATAGACTCCTGACAGCCGGAGGGGCTGATTGAACGATTACCTGTTGAGCGTCATCCTGGGCATTATCGAAGGATTGACGGAGTTTTTGCCGGTGAGCTCCACCGCGCACCTGCGTATCGCCGAGGCGATGCTGCACCTTTCGCTGAATGACCCGTACTGGAAGATGTACTCGATCGTCATCCAGCTGGGCGCGATCCTTGCACTGCTGCTGCTGTTCCGCCACCGGATTACCGGCTACCTGAAGACCTTCCCGAAGGGCAAGCATGGTGACAAGACGGTGCTGACGCATCCGGTGTCTCTGACGCTGATCGCGTTTGTGTGCACCGCTATTCCGGCCAAGATTCTGGACAAGGTGATTGGGAAGAACCTGGAAGACCTGCAGGTGATTGCGCTGGCGCTGGTGATTGGCGGCGTGGTGATGTGGGTGGTGGACCGCTGGGCATCGCAGCGGGATGCGAAGACGACGCATGTGGAGACTATGACGCTGGGCCAGTCGATCTGGGTGGGCCTGTGCCAGGTGCTGGCGGCTGTGGTGCCCGGTACCTCGCGCTCCATGTCAACGATTGCCGCCGGACAGCTTGCTGGCCTGAATCGTGAGACCGCGCTGGAGTTCAGCTTCCTGATCTCGATTCCGACGATGATTGCAGCCACCGGCTACTCGCTGCTGAAGGCGCTGCATCCCAAGGTCGAGGCTGGAGCGGAGGCGATTGCTCCGCTGGTGATGACCTCACACGGATGGGTTGTGCTGGCCATCGGCTTTGTCGTTTCGTTTATCGTGGCGTACGGCGTGGTCGCGTGGTTCCTGGCCTGGGTGCGGAACCGCGGGTTTACGCCGTTTGCGATTTACCGCATCGTGGTGGGTCTGGCGCTGCTGGTTTGGTTGAAGATGGCTGCGTAGAGGTTGAATGGTTGCATGGGAAAAGGCCCACGATTGTGGGCCTTTTTGCTTTGAGAAGCAGATCCTTGCAGGATGACAAAAGACAAGGAAAGCGGATTGCGCGAGGCCCACATCTGCTACGTAGATATGGGACACCCCGGTAAAAGGAAGAAGCAGATTCCTCCGCTGCGCTGCGAAATGACAAGGCAAGAAAAGAGCAGGCCCGCTGATTACGGGCCTGCTCTTTTAGCCTGTGACCATTCCACCATCCCACCAACTAGCTGAGAGCGGTCTGGGCAAATTTGCGGACCATGGCGAGCAGCAGCTTGCGGTCGGAGTCGGAGAGGTTGGCGGAGTAGCGCTGGATCTGGGTGAGGAAGCGGATCTCTTCCTCGGACAGGTTCAGGGTGCTCATCTCGCGGCTCATGCTGTCTTCGGCGAAGAACTGGCTCAGGGGCAGGTCGAGCGCGGAGGCGATTTTCTGCAGGGTTTCCAGGGACGGGACGGTATGGCCATTCTCCACGCGCGACAGATAGCAGCGCAGCAGACCCGTGCGCTTTTCAATATCGCCCTGGGACATGCCCTTCTGGAGACGGAAACCTCGGATGGTAGCTCCAATGTTCATAGAAGCGGGCTCCGGGCTGGAGGGAAGGGGTGGAAGAATTGTCTGCATGTCAGCCATTGACCACAAAGTAACGACCAGTGACTTTGATAGCAAGAGGTAAAACGTGTACGGGGGTGAAAAGTTAGGCTCCTGTATCTGCGCAGGTTCGCTTTGGGGCCGAAGGAACCAGACTCGCTACTGGGGAGACAAGTCTTTGCGCATGAAGGTCAAACCCCCGGTGTCGTTGTTGTTATAGCGCGGAATCTCCTGGAACCCCAACCGCTGGTAGAGGCCATAGGCTTCTGGCATAGCGGGGGCGACGGTGTCCAGGTAAATGCCGGTATAGCCCTGCTCCCTGGCCCATTCCACTGCTTTTTCGACGAGGTGGCGACCCAGGCCAAGGCCGCGGGCGGTGGACTCGGCCCAAAGCCGTTTCATTTCGACGGCGCGCGTGGGTTCGTCCAGGTTTCCGGGGGCTTTGGGAGTGATGGGGCGCAGACCGACGCAGCCGATGGGCTGGCCGTCGCGGATGGCCAGAAGGACGCAGCCGGCGGGGGCGGCGTACTGGCCCGGGAGGCCGGCTAGCTCCTGCTCAAAGCCGGTGATGCAGATGCTGGCCCCGCCGCCGGGGTTGGAGCGCAGGAAGGCGGCGTAGGCGCGGAAGAGGGTGCGTACGGCTTCGGCATCGTCCGGGAAGTGGGCGGGGCGGATTTCGACCGTCGGCATAGGCAAAGGGTAGCAGGCAGGTTTGCAACAATGTCTGCATGAGCGAAAGAACGGGCAGTGTGCGGGAGTTGGCGTGGGAGCAGGTAGATGTCTTTGCCGAGGCTCCGTTGGAGGGCAACCAACTGGCGATCTTTACGGATGGCCGCGGCCTGACGACAGAACAGATGCAGATGCTGGCGCGGGAGACCAACCTGTCGGAGACGACCTTCGTGATTCCGAGGGACGAGGCGACGGAGCGTGAGCGCGGCGTGCAGGTACGCATCTTCACCACGCAGGAGGAGCTGAAGTTTGCCGGGCACCCGACGCTGGGTACGGCGAGCTGGCTCTACTGGAACCACACCTTCTTGCGCGGGCAGGAGACGATCACGCTGGACCTGCCGGTGGGACAGATTCCGGTGCGGTTTACGCAGCCTGTCGCGGGCGAGAGGGGCGTCTTTGGCGAGATGCGGCAGAGAGACCCGGAGTTTGGCCGCGTGTATGCCCGCGAGGCAGTGGCGGAGGCCCTTGGGCTTACGGTGGAGGATCTGCATGCGGAGCTGGAGCCGCAGACGGCCAGCACGGGGATGCCGTTCTGCATCGTTCCACTCGAGTCAGTGGAAGCGGTTGGGCGGCTGGCTCTGAATCTGCGGGTGGCGCAGCCGTTTCTGGCGGCGAGCGATGCCAAGTTCTTCTACGTGGTGGCGCCTGTGCAAAAGGGCGGCGGAAACGTGGAAAACGGGGGCGCGGACTGGCATGCGCGGATGCAGTTCTATAACGGCGAAGACCCGGCGACGGGTTCGGCGGCGGGCTGCTGCATCAGCTACCTGGTCCGTCACGGGGCGGTCGAGCCGGGCAAAAACATCTTCGTGGAGCAGGGGGTGGAGATGCTGCGGCCGAGCCGTTTGCGGCTTCGCGGAGAAATACGCGACGGAAAGGTTTGTGAAATTCATGTTGCGGGCCGCACCATTCCCGTTGCAAAGGGACGGTTTTTCCTGCCTATTTAGGCTACATTTCAACATGCGATTTCATACAAATCGCCAATAGCCACAGCGGTTCCACCAAAGGCGGTGGAACCGCAAGTGGAAAGGCCGTAGATTTTCGCCCTAATTTCGCCATTGCGCCGCACCCCAGAGCTTCGTACTCTTGGCAAGCGTTCAAGGATATCTAGACCGGAACGCAAGGTTTGATCTGACACACAACTGAAGCTGAGAGGGTACTGCACAGACCGCAGCGCCGGATCCAGGGAATAGAACGCAGGCCAGCACATACAGCCACATGAAAGTGGTTGTGACGGCGGCAGAAGCGTTCCTTCTCCCACTGTGGATAACGGTGAAGGGCAACCTGCGCTCCTTTGCGAGAACCCCTCTCTCCGCGGCCGGTATGCGTCCGGCCATGGCACTGTTTTCGCCTATGCGAAAGCGGTAGGGGGAGCTTTGTCTTTCCTGCAGCCACGGACGCATACCCGTCGCGGACAAGTGACCTCTCCCAACTGGCGATGCCCCGCGCCCTAGCAGCTCGTTCGCAGAGCAACACGAAGGACTTACGAACTATCATGCGCCCCAAGAAAACTATCCTTTGCGTGGACGACAACGAACAGACCCTTTCCGTACGTAAATTTCTGCTGGAGACACGCGGCTATCGCGTGATGGATGTGCAGACGCCGCACCAGGCCCTGGAGCTTCTCTCCAACGCCCTGCCGGGCGCGTTCGACCTCCTGCTGACCGACCTGACGATGCCGGGTATGGACGGCAACACGCTGGTGCGCCGCGCCAAGGAGATGCATCCGATGCTGCCGGCGCTGATGGTGTCGGGTACGGTGACCAGCTCCGAGCGCAATGAGGCAGCGGATGCTTTTCTGCCGAAGGGCGCGAACTCGGCCAGCGAACTGCTGGACCGCGTGCGCGTGCTGGTGGCCCGCAAGCGCGGGCCGAAGAAGCACGTGGTGCCGATGGTGACTCCGGCGCAGCGTATGGCGATGGCTACGGCTTCGGCATTGCAGGCTACGGCGTAAGAGTTGTGAGGTGCGAGGTGTGTGTCGTGAGCGGCGTACGCAGTACTCACACCTCGAAACCGTCTTCAGGCTTCCACTAAGCCATAGTGGCGCTGCCAGTGTTGTTTGAGCAGGCGGCGGACGGTTTCTTTCTCTTCTTCCGTGCCTTCTGCGTTGGTGGCAAAGCTGGCGGCTTCCTTCTTGGCGAGTTCCAGGGTTTCGCGGTCGCGCAGAAGGCTGGCGACGCGGAACTCCGGCAGGCCGGACTGGCGTGTGCCGAAGAACTCGCCGGGGCCACGCTGTTCCAGATCAATCTCGGCCAGTTCAAAGCCGTTCTGTGAGCGGACCATGGCATCGAGCCGCTGGTCGGCCTCGGGTGAGACCTTGGCGCCGGTGAGCAGGATGCAGTAGCTTTTGGCCGAGCCGCGGCCGACGCGTCCGCGCAGTTGGTGCATCTGGGCCAGACCGAAACGCTCGGCGTGTTCGATGACCATGACGGTGCTGTTGGGTACGTCGACGCCGACCTCGATGACGGTGGTGGAGAGCAGGACATCGATCTCGCCGCGCTGGAAGCGGGCCATAATGACTTCTTTTTCGGCAGCATCGAGACGGCCATGCAGAAGGCCGAGACGCAGACCTTTCAGCGGGCCGGCGCCGAGCTGCTCGTACATTTCCGTGGCGGACTTGAGCTTGACCTTGAAGAGTTCACCGGTTTTCTTCTTACTGCCTTTTTTCGGTGCTTCTTCTTCCTTGGGCTCATCGTGGGCGAAGTCGAGCTCGGGCTGGTCGTCGTTGGGGCCTTCGATCAAGGGGTAGACGATATAGGCCTGGCGCCCTTCGGCGACCTGCTTGCGGACGAACTCCCATACCTTGGCGGCCTGTTGTTCTTCGACGCGGCGGGTGACGATGGGCGTGCGGCCTGGCGGCAGTTCATC
Above is a genomic segment from Terriglobus tenax containing:
- a CDS encoding GNAT family N-acetyltransferase — encoded protein: MPTVEIRPAHFPDDAEAVRTLFRAYAAFLRSNPGGGASICITGFEQELAGLPGQYAAPAGCVLLAIRDGQPIGCVGLRPITPKAPGNLDEPTRAVEMKRLWAESTARGLGLGRHLVEKAVEWAREQGYTGIYLDTVAPAMPEAYGLYQRLGFQEIPRYNNNDTGGLTFMRKDLSPQ
- a CDS encoding PhzF family phenazine biosynthesis protein is translated as MSERTGSVRELAWEQVDVFAEAPLEGNQLAIFTDGRGLTTEQMQMLARETNLSETTFVIPRDEATERERGVQVRIFTTQEELKFAGHPTLGTASWLYWNHTFLRGQETITLDLPVGQIPVRFTQPVAGERGVFGEMRQRDPEFGRVYAREAVAEALGLTVEDLHAELEPQTASTGMPFCIVPLESVEAVGRLALNLRVAQPFLAASDAKFFYVVAPVQKGGGNVENGGADWHARMQFYNGEDPATGSAAGCCISYLVRHGAVEPGKNIFVEQGVEMLRPSRLRLRGEIRDGKVCEIHVAGRTIPVAKGRFFLPI
- a CDS encoding response regulator, with the protein product MRPKKTILCVDDNEQTLSVRKFLLETRGYRVMDVQTPHQALELLSNALPGAFDLLLTDLTMPGMDGNTLVRRAKEMHPMLPALMVSGTVTSSERNEAADAFLPKGANSASELLDRVRVLVARKRGPKKHVVPMVTPAQRMAMATASALQATA